CCATCAAATTTTCAGCTtagtatttttcttattttaatctTTCTGAAAGATCTCACTGGGACAATTccaaaacagttttattttgaaaatatcCCTTGTAGATCAAAAGTTCTGAGCATTTGAAATCTGAAAAAATGACAGTTCTAGAGAATTTGTGCTGTTCATAAATGCCTTTGAGAAACGCAGAGCTCAGTAAAAAAATTGCCTTTAAATTTCTGTAACTTTTGATCTAGAAGAGATATTGCCTTCAAACTTTGCATTCCAGTGGATGTTGTTGTAAACATAAAACCACTCTATACAAGAGATTTTTAAGTCagtacatgttttattttttgttttcacgAATGACCATCAACAGATCTAGACCATTTTCAACACGtaaaacatcacatcacataaacaattaataaaggtgtcttgtaaaatattgtaaatactttatagctgatatttataataaatcttTTAATGAATGCACATTTTCACTGAATCATGTTGCAGTGTAGCTATATATTTGGCATCACAGTTTCAGTTACAGTGAGTATACATCAAGTAAATAATATGAATtagcattattaaaaacactcAAGTTGTCGGGTTTAGGCATTACAGTTCAAAGACAAGGTTTAACTTCATAACTGTTGtagatttaataaacatgtctcTATATGATGTATAAAGTTCCTGATATTTCACATGCTCATTGAAAAAAAACTGCCTTCCAGGATTCATACATTCTGGGATCATGCCAGGGCAAGAAGAAAttctggtttttgttttttcactgtACTCAATGTTGTGTCTtttatttgctataaaacacAACCTGGAAAATATTCACAGagaatttgaaaaaaaataacgCGCATTAGTGTAACACCCCCCAGCCCCAAGCGGGTCTCTTGAGAGGGTCTCATGAGAGGAGGGTGCCCTAACAAGGAGACAGCTATTGTAAAAACGTTTGTCGAGTCACTCATTGAAATTAATTGAGTCAGTGATTCCttttgagtcagtgagtcagtgattcttTTATAGCTCTCATTTCTAATCTCTAATCACAGTGGGAAATTTTTTTTCATCCTATAGTAATTGAATGGTGGAATGAATGCAGGTGATTATACtctataataatttaatgagtatAGTTATGCACTGTTATGTTATGGTGTGTATGTAATAGTACTTAAAATAATGGGTAACCAACCGAACGTTCATGTTTGCCCCAGGGCACAATGTGTGCTTGACCGGGACGATAAACTGTCCCTGTGTAGATTAAAAAGAATCAAAGCACAATAATGCTACATATATTctcttatatatatttatttattcttttttttttttactgtacttATCAGTGTTGCACATTTACAACTGCAATGTCTGGAGCTGCactaaagaatttcactcacttatacacttgtgttgttgatgatgtgacaATAAAACGAGATTTGATTTGATAAATGAGTTATTTGAAGGTTTTTCTTAAAAGATATGAATTAACAGTGCAACATTTTGAAGGTTACACAGTCTGTTAGAAATAATGACATTTTGAGTTTTGAAAAATGACATCAAGGCTCTGAAATTAGTGCCAAAGTGAAAGAACTGTAGAGGAAATTCAGAGCaggaaatacattaaaatatgcAGGTGAGGGTTGTATGATCTAGAGTCATGATTAGTCAGGTGCAGCATTTATTGTTGTTGGGGTTTTAAACTGGCTTCTTGTAGCTTCATGCTTTAGTATAGATTAAAAAGAATCAAGACTTACGATACCAGTGGaagaaaaatttattttaaagtgccacacaaacacacacacatacacacgcaaactttaacacaaatataaaaatgtgcaaatcagtTATGTTAaccaaaaattaaatatgttaaatgtaaaagtatccaaatggaataaaaataaatatcttaaataaggcataaaacaaccaaactgaacaaaaatgcaCAAGATATCTTGATATTTGCTCTATTTTATAATcagattacaatttattattattattattattattattattattattattattattataaactgaagaagataaattactgaaattgtatgaatgaatagaattataatgaattattattactgttataactttattacaaaatacagtGGTAAAAAGAAAGTATAGACAAGAAATTTGCTtgataacagaaaacgtttagaaaaattgccccagattatttgatgtcatttcatagattctccagcagatggcgcaaagggattgttggatttgttttacaatttctctgacagttagtgacatgcatttatgagtaatatgttcatatttacaaagctcttcacacagttagaACAACAACGCTCTATAAGTAACGATCTATGtaagtatatattgatatataagtgtaagtaaataagtgtaataaagtgtatgtgttaacaataagaacaatacaataatagtaatttaaaaataatagcaatattattattattattattattattattattaataacgataacaaacataaaattgtaataacaataataataataatcatcatcatcatcatctgcgtgaccccaatccgcatctcaggtaaatggttaaaaaagtatttaaaagtaGTGCTTGGTTATAAATTATTGCATATATTTAATGGTTTGCTAGTGCACTTAAAAACATGTCTACCCATTTAGAAATCTCAATCACAATACAACTCATAAATTTGATTATTGGTCTATATGCACGATAGagaatattagttgtaattaaagttataattatgaatcacatacaaataaaactcaTTTATTACAGCTCCTGTGAAAACCATGAGAGAAACACCAAGGGCTCCTTCTGTCatggttgttgagccaatcttGCTGCTGCATCCCACCATACGCTGTCATGTaccttctggtaaccaaacctttcatttacCTACTAAAAGCAATCTCTGAATTTTCCAAGCAGcacaatgttcagtgtgttagtatgaaactgctatgataaaaagcacttatgatcttcatgctttatttttcacagtttCTCAGTACTGGTGAGCTGTACAGCGTCTGCCGAAGTGTTCCTTCCCACATTacagactcctccctctcacatgtaatcacagtattcattactctgatgaagagatttgacattaatgatttttagaagagcattttaataaaatatatcttgagtttcatcttccCGTTATTCGCAGGAATTCTCTTATTTTGCCCACACTGAGGatggtttcactggcattcaggtaagggattatttattgtggcattgcattattgtgttaattgcagtgattaattgtgtttgtgcgtgttaAGGATGTTAGACCAAACCTTCAGCTGCTGCCATATGAACATCAACATGATCCATCCAATACCTttctggtaaacaaacctttactcaagctgtttttactgtaaggaaagtgacagaatgttttatGTCTTattatgaaacacaaacacacacatctcctgctTTACaagttttcattttttgtttttgttttttttgtatttctagtcagtggacACTATTCGATACTTCATcaggatgataaggggtcctgaaaGTCAGCTATGCTGGGTTCTGTACAGATTTTTAACGAACGACTTAACACCTGAGCCAGTAAAAGTCTTATCAGTGGATTAAAAAGAGATGCTAGAATTGTAGTTTGAGAACACAATCTATTTTAtcgcattttcttttctcatattttaacCCTGGCATTAAtagagcttgtcgtctttctttcctaaagttaATGGGAGGATACTTGGACTACCTGCTGGAGCTCTTCAACATGTGGGATGTATACGAAGAGGAGCCTGAAGCAGAGAACTACTTCACagagcttattgtaagtgttgaatatcttctgacgccacaatacacaaattctcagcattgtatctctaagacagtgacataatactggatttgtgtgtgtgtgtgtgtgtgtgtgtaatttgttgataggGTCAGCTTACAGGTCTTATTGATGTATTCTACACTCAGCCACAGTTAGGCATCTCCTCAGGCAACACATAGAGAAGATGATGAAAACTTTGGAGagactctgagcaatgtccttcccttacCCCCACACCTTCCCATTTCTAGTTAATTCCCTttcaatacttttttacatttcatattttgtccctacattgctcaagctctccacaggtaagtataaattaattttgtaataattaaattctcacatttttctcactctcttcttTTCATCCTTAACAGGTCTGCACAACAAATAATTGCTTTCTtgttagattttcagatttagTATAAATGATGTGTCTTTGTTTGTCTTTAATATCATTACTACCATTATTAACCCTCCTATATTCATCCTCCTATTAACCCCCCATCACCCCCTCCTCCCTCATCCCTCTACGTAGATCTTGAATAGAGttcatctgtaaatagttcaaaatctgtaaataattGTACCTTTTATTATAGTGCTTATTTAGTTaaattcagtaaaatatttgatttgcatctattacagcctcCTTCCGATCATTTCTATGCATCAAAATTATTTCTATGCATCttttcaacacaaacacataaaattcatttcgcactaaaatacaaatcctttttaaagagtgtcagaaacttttaatcattcactacaatgtgaaatgaaaataacaataaaatacagatagcCTTCAAAAATCCTTCAAGACCCAACCTGTCTGAAATTGAACCTGGATTAAAGTCTGAAAgaagaaatatgtttaaatcAACAATCTTTTAAGGTATTGTTCCTAAAAAATGCTTTatgtaaaaacaacaacctAAAATCTTACTTAGATTAGATGATAAGCTGAGATGTACCTTTACCTATACCAGAAGTATTTCCTTACCAATACCAAGAAAtagtgaaatattaaataaatctgtatgTACAAATATAGCTATATATAATTTTCCATAGTGTATCCAGatgccatctcttccccagcTAATTGACTACTACTCACTTGGCCTtctacatgatgtaaaagaaaacgattcatcagaccaggccaccttcttccactgcttcATGATCCAGTTCTGAAGTTCATATGTCCTCTGTAAGCACTTTATCCATTGTTGGACCACTTTTGCTAGGTagtaaccactgcataccaggaacaccctaaaagacctgctgttttggagatactTTAACCCAGTCGTGTAGCACTTTTTTGTGTTGTGCTACTaggtatgaaataaatgaaaacattattagtAAGGCTTATATAAACCTttgaactggttcatttgtgttaattcagttttttattgttatgtaaaggcagagctaaataaaataaaaagcaattttTATAAtccctcttatttatttattcattcatttatttatttacattttgcataTTCTGCTAGTATCTAAACTTATGATGTCAACTGCATTAGTGTTAGCATTTTTATAATcctgtgtggggggggggtaaaaatgaaatgaattagtATGAAGTTCTTTATTAGTAAAATGTATAGAAGGTTGTTTCTTGCCTTTACTTCTCCTGCTGTTGACCACAGCCccttttacttacatttacCTGGCATGTGATGTCACATTAATTGTGTTATAATTTATCATGCAGTTTCACTGGTTAGACTTtcacttctttatttctctattttaataaaaaaaaattgtaagtcTCTGTGTTTTAAACTCCAGCTGTTTTTAAATGGGCTACAGGGGTACAGATCattcagtaaaacctttgttaaaTTGCCTGCATATGTTACAAAGGCTTACACACCATTTGGGGTAGCAAGGTGAAGATAGACAATGCCAAAAGACACAACAAGCTTATTAGGAAAGCAGGCTCTGTCATGGGAGTGGAGCTGGACTCTCTGCTTAAGGTTTCTGAGAGGAGAATGCTGAGAAAACTTCTCAGTATCCTTGACAACATGTCACAACCTCTGGAATCCTACCGGAGCACATCCAGCCATAGAGTGAGACCACCGACAACAATGACAGAATGCCACAGGAGGTCTTTCCTACCAGTGTCCATCCAACTCTATAACTCCTCTCCATTCAGTAGTGAGCAGAGCTGACCAGATGAACACTGATCAAAATTCCACAATAGTTACaatgtacattaatataaaaccatgtgcaatatcataccatcataccatgtgtaataccataccatgtgcaatattacatcatgtgcaatatcttATTATGTGAAATATGTTCAAATTCCATAGCACCTTTGTTTGTATCTTTTTAAGTCAATCAATAATATCGCTTATAATTTCAAGTCACTTTGTCTTGATATCATCTCCTGATATCATCTTTTCTGCTGTACCTTTTCTGCTGTAAATATGCAAATTTCGGATAAACAatgatcttatcttatcctatctTATTTGTTCAGTGGGCTGGAGAGCCTCACACCCAGTTTTCCAGGATGGGATCCAGCTCCTCTGTGAAACTGAAGAACATAAATGACTGAAATTGTatcaataattataattataatgaattataattgatataactttattacagaatacagTAGTAAAAAGAAAGTATAGATCATTAATAATCTATAATTAAGAGATAAGGACATCCTGGGTGTTTGAGAGAGTCCCAGTGTGCTGTCCTAAAAAATTTGCTtgataacagaaaacgtttagaaaaattgccccagattactTGATGTCATCTCATAGATTCTCCAGCAGATAGAGCAAAGggattgttggattttttttacaatttctctgacagttagtgacatgcatttatgcgtactgtgttcatatttacaaagctcttcacacagttagaACAACAACGGTCTATAAGTAACGATCTAAGtaagtatatattgatatataagtgtaagtaaataagtgcattaaagtgtatgtgttaacaataagaacaatacaataacagtaatgattttattataataatttataacgATAACCaccatataataataacaataacaacaacaacaacaacaacaacaacaacaacaataataataataataataataataataatctgtgtgACTCCAATCCGTATCTCAGACAATCCCACGTGGGGTCTCGAGCTGCAGCAATCTGTGCGTTTTAGAGGTGCGCATGCGCGTTCGCTTCTTataattgtttatttgtgtttaaacGGACTCCATGGTGATGACGCGTCAGATAGTTTTAAACGATCACACTGCATTTGGATTACTGCTTGGATAAGGATAAACATCATCTCTACAAACTCATCTCTACAAACTCATCTCGACATCTCTACAAACTCATCTCTACAAACTCATCTCGACATCTCTacgaacagcgactcccgacgaaggacttctgaCACAGCGATGGACTTCCGAGGATTTCTGCGGCACCTGAACGGCTGGACCCTgcgtgagatcgcctgtgctgcgggtctggtcaCTTTCTCTGCCGGTGCGGGTTACTGCATTTACCGCAtcctacagagagaaagagctccTCCTGACCACACTCAGTCAACTCAAGGTAGGAGGACCTTTATCTTACCACGTGACTTTAATttctcactgattttacaataaatccagctaaaggtacagtgttacagtctagtgttatgtagctcacaaGCGACCTCATCTACTGCTGACaattagcctcatgctagttatcgtgctagcgaactcggctactggtttaaatgacacaataaaatcgtTAAGCTTGGTCAAcaatgtattattatgtattatttccacaatgaaatatttaccctgttagtaggccACTTTCAACAAccctggctactggttttacactaaatcatgattagccttgtgattcgctagctagcgcgctaatcGGCCGATTTTTACcggtttaaattacactgtagtagttggactaattatatctacatgtctatttgttgtaattaataCACAATTTATCGGTACATATAATAGAAATATACTGTTTAGCTTAATGTTAATTAAgctgctagcgaacttggctgttgttttacattacacactaaaatcctgaacgagttgatgagcttgaccaacgagaatttcatttatttccacaatataacagtcatccccattaaaaattcggttttaacaaccctgactactggttttatactaaatcatgcttagactactgattaatcagctctcgcgctaaagggcatggttacagatgtacaccgatcagccataacattatgaccaccgacaggtgccgtgaataagactgatgatctcctcatcatgacacctgttagtgtgtgggatatattaggcagcaggtgaacattttgtcctcaaagttgatgtgttagaaacaggaaaaatgggcaagtgtaaggatttgaacgagtttgaagaagggtcaaattgtgatggctagacgactggatcagagcatctccaaaactgcagctcttgtggggtgtcacgtgagcatcagaactggaccacggaacaatggaagaaggtggcctggtctaatgaatcacattttcttttacatcacgtggatggacgggtgtgtatgcacatggcaccaagatgcactatgggaagagggcaagccagcagaggcagtgtcatgctttgggcaatgttctgctaggaaaccttgggtcctgccatccatgtggacgttactttgacacgtaccacctacctaagcattgttgcaggccatctacactctttcatggaaacggtatttcctgatgacTGTGgcatctttcagcaggataatgcgcccgtgccacaaagcaaaaatggatcaggaatggtttgatgaccacaacaatgagtttgaggtgttgacttggcctctaaattccccagatctcaatccaacctgtgggatgtgctggacaaacaagtccgatcttaaaggatctgctgctaacatcttggtaccagataccacagcacaccttcagggatctagtggagtccatgcttcaacaggtcagggctgttttggcagcaaaaggcagaccaacacaatattaggcaggtggtcataatgttatggctgagcggtgtatggtatctacctagagaacttcactaatcatttcatttacacaatatcatagtgagtataataacagtataatatttttatagatttgggtggtggacggggcaggaggttttagagagtttaatcaggtcacatgtacagtgaatttacacagtctgactgctacaatttttctgttccTTCACAATTTagctaattatcaaactcactgattaattaacttttatgcattaataggaaagtttgatattgtgtaattgaagagtcataattctgagtcacagaaaagtaatctattgcagagcctgtggatgtgctggaggaatcaacagatactccctctgtcctccaggtatgcgtcagttaaatagtaatattttaacttcatttggAACCTCTAGGccacttttgtctaagtgtgtgtgtttgtgtgtgtgtgtgtgtgtgttaaggtcgttgagccaatcctgcagctgctgcccaccaaACCACACAacgaaccttcagctgtcattctggtgaGAAAATCCTTCgtttatttactaaagccaatcaatggattttacaaggttgtttttactgtaaagaatgttagtataaatctgctatgataagaagcacttatgatcttcatgctctacatttcacagccactcgatgctgatgagccggacagtgcctgcctcGATCTACAGTGCGTGTCTgcagtctcctccctctcccaggtattctacactgctgcaactgagatacaaacacacaaacactcttctttacaagatctaatgttaaatTTTGTTTCTCAATTTCTAGCCAGTGGACATTagcattggaatgatgaggggtccagagagtcggctctgctggtttgaaaccGCAGAGACTCACTGCTTGACTcacgaggtaatcacagtctttattactctgatgaagagaatggacatttttgaactgacatgatttttagaagagcacttttgtgaaatgtggttgtagatcttgagtttcatctaattgtcatttgcagggattcccttattacaCCAGTGATGAGGAGattttcactggcattcaggtaagggattattcattgtggcatcacaaaatgttgttaactacagtgactaattgtgtttgtgtgttttaagtttgttgagccaaacatccagctgctgccaaCCGAAGAACaccaagacccttcacctgtctttctggtaaccaaagctttcatttatttactaaagctgatcactggattttacaaggttgtttttactgtaagtgacagaatattagtatgaaactgctatgatcagaagcactcacgatcttcctgctctacttttcacagccgctcgatgctggtgagctgattaGCGCTTGccgtaatattcagttcctctctgcagagccctccatctcccagtttaaggtattctacagtgcagcagctgagatacaaacactcaaacacccttctttacaagttctaatgtttagttttgtttctctattttcagtcagtggaaatcaagacatacttcctgggga
The DNA window shown above is from Hemibagrus wyckioides isolate EC202008001 linkage group LG15, SWU_Hwy_1.0, whole genome shotgun sequence and carries:
- the LOC131365840 gene encoding uncharacterized protein LOC131365840, whose translation is MDFRGFLRHLNGWTLREIACAAGLVTFSAGAGYCIYRILQRERAPPDHTQSTQEPVDVLEESTDTPSVLQVVEPILQLLPTKPHNEPSAVILPLDADEPDSACLDLQCVSAVSSLSQPVDISIGMMRGPESRLCWFETAETHCLTHEGFPYYTSDEEIFTGIQFVEPNIQLLPTEEHQDPSPVFLPLDAGELISACRNIQFLSAEPSISQFKSVEIKTYFLGMIRGPQSRLCWFKTTKTSSLNHMGFPYESSIEDCFTGIQAESGRVTEFISCNRMETSFVVPHYFVQTITAVTCTLLYVAEDGQMFTSTWEYDYNDCEESEERLNPEELEVPFICCHLSDRGVTEIGLKVPILLI